A region of bacterium DNA encodes the following proteins:
- a CDS encoding S-adenosylmethionine synthetase N-terminal domain-containing protein has product MDLNHLDEFIFTSESVSEGHPDKMADQISDAILDEILRQDPNGRVACETLLTTGIVFIAGEITTKAHYDAKILARETIREIGYDNAAYGFDCDTCAIVTAIGNQSPNISQGVSEGEGLFQEQG; this is encoded by the coding sequence ATGGATTTAAATCATCTCGACGAATTTATCTTTACCTCGGAGTCCGTCTCCGAAGGCCACCCGGACAAAATGGCCGATCAGATTAGCGACGCCATCCTCGATGAGATCCTGCGTCAGGATCCGAACGGGCGGGTTGCCTGCGAAACCCTCCTTACGACCGGAATTGTCTTTATCGCCGGCGAGATTACCACCAAGGCCCATTACGATGCCAAGATACTGGCCCGCGAAACCATCCGGGAAATCGGGTACGACAACGCGGCCTACGGCTTCGACTGCGATACCTGCGCCATCGTGACCGCCATTGGCAACCAGTCTCCGAACATTTCGCAAGGCGTTTCCGAGGGAGAGGGGCTTTTCCAGGAGCAGGG
- the ptsP gene encoding phosphoenolpyruvate--protein phosphotransferase, with amino-acid sequence MSREDTDTLKGIGVCPGVAIGAACVIGTHYQGFLRFHLPAGKLDEEVRRLSGAVETAKQELELIRREAASRLGEEHLYILHASMLLLSDKSLIGEAEKRIREFRNNAEWAVMAATEHFSHVFDGMDDPYFQSKKVDIAQAGERILRHLTRTDVLREDFGEPGIIVARDLTPGDVVALSRHGVLGFVTDMGNRASHTAIMMEALGIPAVVGAGEASRRIATGETIICDARNGEVVIRPSAPAQKTYEKNRKVWQSLRRQDESFDRGIAKTRDGICISISANVESDEEVRLLPSFGIEGVGLFRSESLYFNRSDFPSEEEHYRQYRCLAEAVSPHAATIRTLDLGLGQNATLFHGVRNDEPNPALGLRGLRLSLRFPDLFKRQLRAIIRASAHGNVRVLYPMISGVDELLEAKRLFLEAQEELRSEGHIFVDNLEQGVMIETPAAAICSDILAREADFFSIGSNDLTQYTLAVDRGNEQVDHLYRSLHPAMLRMLRDLTKTAQEAEIPVCVCGEMAGIPVNVLVLAGLGIRSFSMTMFRAREVKKAIRSVHFADMESMAQSLLACRSSREIEERLAKFWFDLEKEESRVESAV; translated from the coding sequence ATGTCCCGGGAAGACACGGACACTCTCAAGGGAATCGGTGTATGCCCCGGCGTCGCCATCGGTGCGGCCTGCGTCATCGGAACCCACTACCAGGGGTTTTTGCGTTTCCACCTTCCCGCCGGGAAACTCGATGAGGAGGTGCGCCGCCTGAGCGGGGCTGTTGAGACCGCGAAACAGGAATTGGAGCTGATTCGCCGCGAGGCCGCCAGCCGGCTGGGTGAGGAGCATCTTTACATCCTTCATGCGAGCATGTTGCTCCTGAGTGACAAATCCCTCATCGGGGAGGCCGAAAAGCGCATCCGCGAATTCCGCAATAATGCGGAGTGGGCGGTCATGGCCGCGACCGAGCATTTTTCCCACGTCTTCGACGGGATGGACGATCCCTACTTTCAGTCCAAAAAAGTGGACATTGCCCAGGCCGGCGAGCGGATACTCCGTCATCTGACCCGCACCGACGTGCTCCGCGAGGATTTCGGAGAGCCGGGGATCATCGTCGCCCGCGATCTGACGCCGGGCGATGTGGTGGCGCTCTCGCGCCACGGTGTTCTGGGCTTCGTCACCGACATGGGCAACCGGGCCTCCCACACCGCCATCATGATGGAGGCGCTGGGCATCCCTGCGGTTGTCGGGGCGGGCGAGGCTTCGCGGCGGATCGCGACCGGGGAAACCATCATCTGCGACGCCCGGAACGGGGAGGTGGTGATTCGCCCCTCGGCGCCTGCGCAGAAGACCTACGAGAAGAACCGAAAGGTCTGGCAGAGTCTGCGGCGCCAGGATGAATCCTTTGATCGGGGCATCGCCAAGACGCGCGACGGCATCTGCATCTCTATCAGCGCGAACGTGGAGTCCGACGAGGAAGTGCGGCTCTTGCCGAGCTTCGGCATCGAGGGTGTCGGTCTTTTCCGCTCGGAATCTCTGTATTTCAACCGGAGTGATTTTCCCTCCGAGGAGGAGCACTACCGGCAATATCGCTGCCTGGCCGAAGCGGTTTCTCCCCACGCCGCGACGATCCGCACGCTGGACCTGGGTCTGGGGCAAAATGCCACTTTGTTCCACGGCGTGCGCAACGATGAACCCAACCCCGCGCTGGGCCTGCGCGGCCTGCGCCTTTCCCTTCGTTTTCCGGACTTATTCAAGCGGCAGCTCCGGGCCATCATCCGCGCTTCAGCCCACGGGAACGTCCGGGTTCTCTATCCGATGATTTCCGGGGTGGACGAGCTTCTGGAGGCGAAGCGCCTCTTTCTCGAGGCACAGGAGGAGTTGCGCTCGGAGGGCCATATTTTCGTTGACAATCTGGAGCAGGGGGTGATGATCGAAACCCCCGCAGCCGCGATTTGCTCTGATATTCTGGCCCGCGAGGCCGACTTTTTCAGCATTGGCAGCAACGATTTGACCCAATATACGCTGGCCGTCGATCGAGGGAACGAGCAGGTGGACCATCTTTACCGATCCCTCCATCCGGCCATGCTCAGGATGCTGCGCGACTTGACAAAAACCGCCCAAGAGGCCGAAATCCCTGTCTGTGTCTGTGGCGAGATGGCCGGCATTCCGGTGAATGTCCTCGTTCTCGCTGGCCTGGGGATCCGCTCTTTCAGCATGACGATGTTCCGAGCCCGAGAGGTGAAAAAAGCCATCCGCAGTGTGCATTTTGCGGACATGGAATCCATGGCGCAATCGCTACTTGCCTGCCGCTCCTCCCGGGAGATCGAGGAGCGTCTCGCTAAATTTTGGTTTGATCTGGAAAAGGAAGAAAGCCGAGTTGAATCCGCTGTGTAA
- a CDS encoding HPr family phosphocarrier protein: protein MATERRTFVCNKLGLHARAAAKFVQLSTQFESDIYIRCRDLEVDGKSIMGVMMLAASPGAEVTIRAEGPDASAAVDALVALLDSRFGEEG, encoded by the coding sequence ATGGCAACTGAGCGAAGGACGTTTGTCTGCAACAAGCTGGGCCTTCATGCGCGGGCGGCGGCGAAGTTCGTGCAGCTTTCCACCCAATTCGAAAGCGATATTTACATCCGGTGCCGCGATCTGGAGGTGGACGGGAAGAGCATCATGGGCGTCATGATGCTGGCCGCGAGCCCGGGCGCCGAGGTCACGATCCGGGCGGAGGGTCCCGATGCGAGCGCCGCGGTTGATGCCCTCGTTGCGCTGCTGGATAGCCGGTTCGGAGAGGAGGGGTGA